Within Sorangiineae bacterium MSr11367, the genomic segment GTCATCTGCCTTCCGTGTCAGGTCGTCGTAGGTGCCATCGCGGCCCGTCGTGAAGCTGTCGCTGGGGCGATCGTTCATCGCCTTGATGCCAAAAAAAGTGCCCACGCCGATGCCGGCGAGGGCAACCACCGCCGTCGAGACGGTCAGCGCATCGATGCGGCCGTACTCGATCTTGACCTTCTTCTCCTGAATGATGATCTGCTTTTCGGGCGGCGGCGGCTTCGGTCGCGTCCGTTCGAGCTCGGCCTTGGCACCGTCGAGGCGGCGCTGGGTGGCCTCCGCACGCGAGCGTTCGGTCGCGTCCAGATCCATCTTCATGTAGGTCCGCATATGCTCGAGCGCGGCATCGATGCGCCCGAGCTTCTCGTTGACCGAGATGAGGTTGTAGACGAGGTCCTTGGCGGTTGGGTCCAGCTTGTGGGCCGCCTCGAGCTCGCTGATGGCCTCGGTATAGCTGCCCTGCTGATACAGTTCGCGCGCATGCTTG encodes:
- a CDS encoding tetratricopeptide repeat protein, with protein sequence MLTKLKMEWVRKTSVLLALAIASTPAPAFAQRKGSRSSSPSSTAGKPAPTGSAGSNSGANATTTSTPPAGSTATASGSIGGPDAETAAKAQQHFKHARELYQQGSYTEAISELEAAHKLDPTAKDLVYNLISVNEKLGRIDAALEHMRTYMKMDLDATERSRAEATQRRLDGAKAELERTRPKPPPPEKQIIIQEKKVKIEYGRIDALTVSTAVVALAGIGVGTFFGIKAMNDRPSDSFTTGRDGTYDDLTRKADDAHKSAQIADIGFAVGAAGAVATLVLYFARTKHPKGSEVTVQGGSAFWRVTF